The Verrucomicrobiales bacterium genome includes a region encoding these proteins:
- the fliS gene encoding flagellar export chaperone FliS, translating to MTYGNPWQSYRNVATNTAPPGQLVLMLYDGAIRFLNQALAAFENEDPLEFNQTVSNNIIRAQDIINELNLSLNMTAGGEFSATMRGLYSYFDRRLQESNIQKEETGLREVIQRLTVVRDAWAEMLSKEVGATHAEGRPSLEAHG from the coding sequence ATGACGTATGGGAACCCGTGGCAGTCGTATCGCAACGTAGCCACCAACACGGCCCCCCCAGGACAGCTGGTACTAATGCTGTACGATGGGGCGATTCGCTTTCTCAACCAAGCCCTGGCCGCATTTGAAAACGAGGATCCGCTGGAATTTAACCAGACGGTTAGCAACAACATCATTCGCGCTCAGGACATCATCAACGAGCTGAACCTCAGCCTCAACATGACCGCTGGAGGCGAGTTCTCCGCCACCATGCGAGGGCTCTACAGCTACTTCGATCGACGGCTTCAAGAAAGCAACATCCAGAAAGAGGAAACCGGATTGCGCGAGGTCATCCAGCGTCTGACCGTCGTCCGGGACGCCTGGGCGGAGATGCTGTCCAAGGAGGTCGGAGCCACCCACGCGGAAGGTCGCCCCTCTCTGGAAGCTCACGGATGA